The following coding sequences are from one Musa acuminata AAA Group cultivar baxijiao chromosome BXJ2-4, Cavendish_Baxijiao_AAA, whole genome shotgun sequence window:
- the LOC135585889 gene encoding uncharacterized protein LOC135585889 isoform X3 yields the protein MMGCSPSKWWPASHRTDANNQIWNRRRGAEHGERLSRGGAVAAVIIERRKCLNRGVMLQMETKEKREVYSCEFKLRENPLKRKDKVYVGCGAGFGGDRPLAALKLLQTVKELDYLVLECLAERTLAERYQHMMAGGKGYDSRMDPLGAQQEVLDIASKLGLSITTAAVYEVCQEKSGPHLSKKGYGLWEGGISTYLGASPIVQCLERHKPHVVITSRIADAALFLAPMVYELGWNWNDFSLLAQGTLAGHLLECGCQLTGGYFMHPGDKYRKFSLEQLLNLSLPYAEIGYKGEVCVAKAEGSGGLLDNSTCAQQLLYEVGDPSSYITPDVVIDLRNVYFCPLSNDKVLCYGAKPSSVQFPDKLLQLVPVDCGWKGWGEISYGGFGCIRRAEAAEYLVRSWVEEVYPGIGDCIKSYIVGHDSLKATATHEGSFSMEQMDIRLRMDGLFKLKEHAVCLLQEFTALYTNGPAAGGGICTGHKKEIVLQKQLVERENIFWGFEIKKSKLIDPSKKEAIHDGSDPINTVREENKVLLISTSTSISGAISSALTAAAPSNKKIRLYQVAHSRAGDKGNDLNFSIIPHCPKDINRLKQVITKSWVKDVVSSLLDFSSFPSAEAIEQRNKKMEQVTVEIYEVPGIHSLNVVTRNILDGGVNCSRRIDRHGKTISDLILCQEVILPPLTTDDV from the exons ATGATGGGCTGCTCCCCTTCAAAGTGGTGGCCCGCATCACATCGGACGGATGCAAATAACCAAATATGGAATCGTCGGCGAGGGGCTGAACACGGGGAGAGACTATCGAGGGGTGGGGCTGTCGCCGCAGTGATCATCGAGCGCCGGAAGTGCTTGAATCGCGGG GTGATGCTTCAAATGGAAACAAAAGAGAAGAGGGAAGTATACAGCTGTGAGTTCAAATTG AGGGAGAATCCTCTGAAGAGAAAAGACAAAGTTTATGTTGGTTGTGGAGCAGGCTTTGGCGGGGATAGACCACTGGCAGCTCTCAAATTGCTTCAAACAGTCAAAGAACTTGATTATCTTGTGCTTGAATGTTTGGCAGAGAGGACACTTGCTGAACGCTATCAACATATGATGGCTGGGGGAAAAGGTTATGACTCTCGAA TGGATCCACTTGGTGCACAGCAAGAAGTTCTGGACATTGCAAGTAAACTTGGACTAAGTATTACTACTGCAGCCGTATATGAAGTTTGCCAGGAGAAATCAG GGCCTCATCTTTCGAAAAAAGGATATGGTCTGTGGGAAGGG GGCATAAGTACATACTTAGGCGCTTCTCCAATTGTTCAGTGTTTGGAGAGGCACAAACCACACGTTGTCATTACTTCCAGGATTGCTGATGCTGCACTATTCTTAGCTCCAATG GTGTATGAACTGGGTTGGAACTGGAATGACTTCAGTCTGCTAGCACAAGGGACCCTAGCTGGCCATCTTTTAGAGTGTGGTTGTCAACTCACTGGTGGATATTTCATGCATCCAG GAGACAAGTATCGAAAATTTTCTTTGGAACAGCTTTTGAATTTGTCACTTCCTTATGCTGAGATTGGTTATAAAGGAGAAGTATGTGTAGCCAAGGCAGAAGGTAGCGGAGGACTTCTCGACAACAGTACATGTGCCCAGCAGCTTCTTTATGAGGTTGGAGATCCTAGTTCCTATATAACTCCTGATGTG GTTATAGATTTGAGAAATGTCTACTTCTGCCCATTATCGAATGATAAAGTTCTCTGCTATGGGGCAAAGCCTTCTAGTGTTCAATTTCCTGATAAGCTTCTGCAATTGGTTCCAGTG GATTGTGGATGGAAAGGCTGGGGAGAGATATCGTATGGAGGATTTGGATGTATAAGACGCGCCGAGGCTGCAGAATATCTG GTTAGGTCATGGGTGGAAGAAGTATATCCAGGAATTGGAGATTGTATCAAATCATATATTGTTGGACATGATAGCCTGAAAGCAACTGCAACCCATGAGGGCAGTTTCTCCATGGAGCAAATGGATATTAGGCTTCGCATGGATGGTTTGTTCAAGTTGAAGGAGCATGCAGTTTGCTTACTTCAAGAGTTTACAGCTCTCTATACAAATGGGCCAGCTGCTGGTGGTGGTATTTG CACCGGGCACAAGAAGGAAATAGTTCTTCAGAAGCAACTG GTTGAACGCGAAAACATTTTCTGGGGATTTGAAATAAAGAAATCAAAGCTTATAGATCCATCCAAGAAGGAAGCTATACATGATGGATCAGATCCTATCAACACTgtaagagaagaaaataaagtTCTGCTCATCTCAACCAGCACCTCTATCAGTGGTGCGATATCCTCAGCACTCACAGCTGCTGCTCCATCCAACAAGAAGATTCGTCTCTATCAAGTCGCCCATAGCAGGGCTGGGGACAAAGGAAATGACTTGAACTTCTCCATCATCCCTCATTGTCCGAAAGACATTAATAGGCTTAAACAAGTTATAACAAAAAGTTGGGTCAAAGATGTGGTTTCATCCCTCCTTGATTTCTCCTCCTTCCCCAGTGCTGAAGCTATTGAGCAGAGAAACAAGAAGATGGAGCAGGTGACAGTCGAAATTTATGAGGTCCCAGGCATCCACTCTCTCAATGTTGTCACACGGAATATTCTTGATGGTGGCGTTAACTGTTCCCGGAGGATAGACCGGCATGGCAAAACTATATCTGACCTCATCCTGTGTCAGGAAGTCATCTTGCCTCCGTTAACAACTGATGATGTATAG
- the LOC135585889 gene encoding uncharacterized protein LOC135585889 isoform X1, translating into MMGCSPSKWWPASHRTDANNQIWNRRRGAEHGERLSRGGAVAAVIIERRKCLNRGVMLQMETKEKREVYSCEFKLRENPLKRKDKVYVGCGAGFGGDRPLAALKLLQTVKELDYLVLECLAERTLAERYQHMMAGGKGYDSRISDWMSMLLPLAVERGICLITNMGAVDPLGAQQEVLDIASKLGLSITTAAVYEVCQEKSGPHLSKKGYGLWEGGISTYLGASPIVQCLERHKPHVVITSRIADAALFLAPMVYELGWNWNDFSLLAQGTLAGHLLECGCQLTGGYFMHPGDKYRKFSLEQLLNLSLPYAEIGYKGEVCVAKAEGSGGLLDNSTCAQQLLYEVGDPSSYITPDVVIDLRNVYFCPLSNDKVLCYGAKPSSVQFPDKLLQLVPVDCGWKGWGEISYGGFGCIRRAEAAEYLVRSWVEEVYPGIGDCIKSYIVGHDSLKATATHEGSFSMEQMDIRLRMDGLFKLKEHAVCLLQEFTALYTNGPAAGGGICTGHKKEIVLQKQLVERENIFWGFEIKKSKLIDPSKKEAIHDGSDPINTVREENKVLLISTSTSISGAISSALTAAAPSNKKIRLYQVAHSRAGDKGNDLNFSIIPHCPKDINRLKQVITKSWVKDVVSSLLDFSSFPSAEAIEQRNKKMEQVTVEIYEVPGIHSLNVVTRNILDGGVNCSRRIDRHGKTISDLILCQEVILPPLTTDDV; encoded by the exons ATGATGGGCTGCTCCCCTTCAAAGTGGTGGCCCGCATCACATCGGACGGATGCAAATAACCAAATATGGAATCGTCGGCGAGGGGCTGAACACGGGGAGAGACTATCGAGGGGTGGGGCTGTCGCCGCAGTGATCATCGAGCGCCGGAAGTGCTTGAATCGCGGG GTGATGCTTCAAATGGAAACAAAAGAGAAGAGGGAAGTATACAGCTGTGAGTTCAAATTG AGGGAGAATCCTCTGAAGAGAAAAGACAAAGTTTATGTTGGTTGTGGAGCAGGCTTTGGCGGGGATAGACCACTGGCAGCTCTCAAATTGCTTCAAACAGTCAAAGAACTTGATTATCTTGTGCTTGAATGTTTGGCAGAGAGGACACTTGCTGAACGCTATCAACATATGATGGCTGGGGGAAAAGGTTATGACTCTCGAA TATCAGATTGGATGTCTATGCTTCTACCTTTGGCTGTAGAAAGAGGAATTTGTCTAATTACTAATATGGGTGCAG TGGATCCACTTGGTGCACAGCAAGAAGTTCTGGACATTGCAAGTAAACTTGGACTAAGTATTACTACTGCAGCCGTATATGAAGTTTGCCAGGAGAAATCAG GGCCTCATCTTTCGAAAAAAGGATATGGTCTGTGGGAAGGG GGCATAAGTACATACTTAGGCGCTTCTCCAATTGTTCAGTGTTTGGAGAGGCACAAACCACACGTTGTCATTACTTCCAGGATTGCTGATGCTGCACTATTCTTAGCTCCAATG GTGTATGAACTGGGTTGGAACTGGAATGACTTCAGTCTGCTAGCACAAGGGACCCTAGCTGGCCATCTTTTAGAGTGTGGTTGTCAACTCACTGGTGGATATTTCATGCATCCAG GAGACAAGTATCGAAAATTTTCTTTGGAACAGCTTTTGAATTTGTCACTTCCTTATGCTGAGATTGGTTATAAAGGAGAAGTATGTGTAGCCAAGGCAGAAGGTAGCGGAGGACTTCTCGACAACAGTACATGTGCCCAGCAGCTTCTTTATGAGGTTGGAGATCCTAGTTCCTATATAACTCCTGATGTG GTTATAGATTTGAGAAATGTCTACTTCTGCCCATTATCGAATGATAAAGTTCTCTGCTATGGGGCAAAGCCTTCTAGTGTTCAATTTCCTGATAAGCTTCTGCAATTGGTTCCAGTG GATTGTGGATGGAAAGGCTGGGGAGAGATATCGTATGGAGGATTTGGATGTATAAGACGCGCCGAGGCTGCAGAATATCTG GTTAGGTCATGGGTGGAAGAAGTATATCCAGGAATTGGAGATTGTATCAAATCATATATTGTTGGACATGATAGCCTGAAAGCAACTGCAACCCATGAGGGCAGTTTCTCCATGGAGCAAATGGATATTAGGCTTCGCATGGATGGTTTGTTCAAGTTGAAGGAGCATGCAGTTTGCTTACTTCAAGAGTTTACAGCTCTCTATACAAATGGGCCAGCTGCTGGTGGTGGTATTTG CACCGGGCACAAGAAGGAAATAGTTCTTCAGAAGCAACTG GTTGAACGCGAAAACATTTTCTGGGGATTTGAAATAAAGAAATCAAAGCTTATAGATCCATCCAAGAAGGAAGCTATACATGATGGATCAGATCCTATCAACACTgtaagagaagaaaataaagtTCTGCTCATCTCAACCAGCACCTCTATCAGTGGTGCGATATCCTCAGCACTCACAGCTGCTGCTCCATCCAACAAGAAGATTCGTCTCTATCAAGTCGCCCATAGCAGGGCTGGGGACAAAGGAAATGACTTGAACTTCTCCATCATCCCTCATTGTCCGAAAGACATTAATAGGCTTAAACAAGTTATAACAAAAAGTTGGGTCAAAGATGTGGTTTCATCCCTCCTTGATTTCTCCTCCTTCCCCAGTGCTGAAGCTATTGAGCAGAGAAACAAGAAGATGGAGCAGGTGACAGTCGAAATTTATGAGGTCCCAGGCATCCACTCTCTCAATGTTGTCACACGGAATATTCTTGATGGTGGCGTTAACTGTTCCCGGAGGATAGACCGGCATGGCAAAACTATATCTGACCTCATCCTGTGTCAGGAAGTCATCTTGCCTCCGTTAACAACTGATGATGTATAG
- the LOC135585889 gene encoding uncharacterized protein LOC135585889 isoform X4 — MMGCSPSKWWPASHRTDANNQIWNRRRGAEHGERLSRGGAVAAVIIERRKCLNRGVMLQMETKEKREVYSCEFKLRENPLKRKDKVYVGCGAGFGGDRPLAALKLLQTVKELDYLVLECLAERTLAERYQHMMAGGKVDPLGAQQEVLDIASKLGLSITTAAVYEVCQEKSGPHLSKKGYGLWEGGISTYLGASPIVQCLERHKPHVVITSRIADAALFLAPMVYELGWNWNDFSLLAQGTLAGHLLECGCQLTGGYFMHPGDKYRKFSLEQLLNLSLPYAEIGYKGEVCVAKAEGSGGLLDNSTCAQQLLYEVGDPSSYITPDVVIDLRNVYFCPLSNDKVLCYGAKPSSVQFPDKLLQLVPVDCGWKGWGEISYGGFGCIRRAEAAEYLVRSWVEEVYPGIGDCIKSYIVGHDSLKATATHEGSFSMEQMDIRLRMDGLFKLKEHAVCLLQEFTALYTNGPAAGGGICTGHKKEIVLQKQLVERENIFWGFEIKKSKLIDPSKKEAIHDGSDPINTVREENKVLLISTSTSISGAISSALTAAAPSNKKIRLYQVAHSRAGDKGNDLNFSIIPHCPKDINRLKQVITKSWVKDVVSSLLDFSSFPSAEAIEQRNKKMEQVTVEIYEVPGIHSLNVVTRNILDGGVNCSRRIDRHGKTISDLILCQEVILPPLTTDDV; from the exons ATGATGGGCTGCTCCCCTTCAAAGTGGTGGCCCGCATCACATCGGACGGATGCAAATAACCAAATATGGAATCGTCGGCGAGGGGCTGAACACGGGGAGAGACTATCGAGGGGTGGGGCTGTCGCCGCAGTGATCATCGAGCGCCGGAAGTGCTTGAATCGCGGG GTGATGCTTCAAATGGAAACAAAAGAGAAGAGGGAAGTATACAGCTGTGAGTTCAAATTG AGGGAGAATCCTCTGAAGAGAAAAGACAAAGTTTATGTTGGTTGTGGAGCAGGCTTTGGCGGGGATAGACCACTGGCAGCTCTCAAATTGCTTCAAACAGTCAAAGAACTTGATTATCTTGTGCTTGAATGTTTGGCAGAGAGGACACTTGCTGAACGCTATCAACATATGATGGCTGGGGGAAAAG TGGATCCACTTGGTGCACAGCAAGAAGTTCTGGACATTGCAAGTAAACTTGGACTAAGTATTACTACTGCAGCCGTATATGAAGTTTGCCAGGAGAAATCAG GGCCTCATCTTTCGAAAAAAGGATATGGTCTGTGGGAAGGG GGCATAAGTACATACTTAGGCGCTTCTCCAATTGTTCAGTGTTTGGAGAGGCACAAACCACACGTTGTCATTACTTCCAGGATTGCTGATGCTGCACTATTCTTAGCTCCAATG GTGTATGAACTGGGTTGGAACTGGAATGACTTCAGTCTGCTAGCACAAGGGACCCTAGCTGGCCATCTTTTAGAGTGTGGTTGTCAACTCACTGGTGGATATTTCATGCATCCAG GAGACAAGTATCGAAAATTTTCTTTGGAACAGCTTTTGAATTTGTCACTTCCTTATGCTGAGATTGGTTATAAAGGAGAAGTATGTGTAGCCAAGGCAGAAGGTAGCGGAGGACTTCTCGACAACAGTACATGTGCCCAGCAGCTTCTTTATGAGGTTGGAGATCCTAGTTCCTATATAACTCCTGATGTG GTTATAGATTTGAGAAATGTCTACTTCTGCCCATTATCGAATGATAAAGTTCTCTGCTATGGGGCAAAGCCTTCTAGTGTTCAATTTCCTGATAAGCTTCTGCAATTGGTTCCAGTG GATTGTGGATGGAAAGGCTGGGGAGAGATATCGTATGGAGGATTTGGATGTATAAGACGCGCCGAGGCTGCAGAATATCTG GTTAGGTCATGGGTGGAAGAAGTATATCCAGGAATTGGAGATTGTATCAAATCATATATTGTTGGACATGATAGCCTGAAAGCAACTGCAACCCATGAGGGCAGTTTCTCCATGGAGCAAATGGATATTAGGCTTCGCATGGATGGTTTGTTCAAGTTGAAGGAGCATGCAGTTTGCTTACTTCAAGAGTTTACAGCTCTCTATACAAATGGGCCAGCTGCTGGTGGTGGTATTTG CACCGGGCACAAGAAGGAAATAGTTCTTCAGAAGCAACTG GTTGAACGCGAAAACATTTTCTGGGGATTTGAAATAAAGAAATCAAAGCTTATAGATCCATCCAAGAAGGAAGCTATACATGATGGATCAGATCCTATCAACACTgtaagagaagaaaataaagtTCTGCTCATCTCAACCAGCACCTCTATCAGTGGTGCGATATCCTCAGCACTCACAGCTGCTGCTCCATCCAACAAGAAGATTCGTCTCTATCAAGTCGCCCATAGCAGGGCTGGGGACAAAGGAAATGACTTGAACTTCTCCATCATCCCTCATTGTCCGAAAGACATTAATAGGCTTAAACAAGTTATAACAAAAAGTTGGGTCAAAGATGTGGTTTCATCCCTCCTTGATTTCTCCTCCTTCCCCAGTGCTGAAGCTATTGAGCAGAGAAACAAGAAGATGGAGCAGGTGACAGTCGAAATTTATGAGGTCCCAGGCATCCACTCTCTCAATGTTGTCACACGGAATATTCTTGATGGTGGCGTTAACTGTTCCCGGAGGATAGACCGGCATGGCAAAACTATATCTGACCTCATCCTGTGTCAGGAAGTCATCTTGCCTCCGTTAACAACTGATGATGTATAG
- the LOC135585889 gene encoding uncharacterized protein LOC135585889 isoform X2, whose protein sequence is MMGCSPSKWWPASHRTDANNQIWNRRRGAEHGERLSRGGAVAAVIIERRKCLNRGVMLQMETKEKREVYSCEFKLRENPLKRKDKVYVGCGAGFGGDRPLAALKLLQTVKELDYLVLECLAERTLAERYQHMMAGGKVSDWMSMLLPLAVERGICLITNMGAVDPLGAQQEVLDIASKLGLSITTAAVYEVCQEKSGPHLSKKGYGLWEGGISTYLGASPIVQCLERHKPHVVITSRIADAALFLAPMVYELGWNWNDFSLLAQGTLAGHLLECGCQLTGGYFMHPGDKYRKFSLEQLLNLSLPYAEIGYKGEVCVAKAEGSGGLLDNSTCAQQLLYEVGDPSSYITPDVVIDLRNVYFCPLSNDKVLCYGAKPSSVQFPDKLLQLVPVDCGWKGWGEISYGGFGCIRRAEAAEYLVRSWVEEVYPGIGDCIKSYIVGHDSLKATATHEGSFSMEQMDIRLRMDGLFKLKEHAVCLLQEFTALYTNGPAAGGGICTGHKKEIVLQKQLVERENIFWGFEIKKSKLIDPSKKEAIHDGSDPINTVREENKVLLISTSTSISGAISSALTAAAPSNKKIRLYQVAHSRAGDKGNDLNFSIIPHCPKDINRLKQVITKSWVKDVVSSLLDFSSFPSAEAIEQRNKKMEQVTVEIYEVPGIHSLNVVTRNILDGGVNCSRRIDRHGKTISDLILCQEVILPPLTTDDV, encoded by the exons ATGATGGGCTGCTCCCCTTCAAAGTGGTGGCCCGCATCACATCGGACGGATGCAAATAACCAAATATGGAATCGTCGGCGAGGGGCTGAACACGGGGAGAGACTATCGAGGGGTGGGGCTGTCGCCGCAGTGATCATCGAGCGCCGGAAGTGCTTGAATCGCGGG GTGATGCTTCAAATGGAAACAAAAGAGAAGAGGGAAGTATACAGCTGTGAGTTCAAATTG AGGGAGAATCCTCTGAAGAGAAAAGACAAAGTTTATGTTGGTTGTGGAGCAGGCTTTGGCGGGGATAGACCACTGGCAGCTCTCAAATTGCTTCAAACAGTCAAAGAACTTGATTATCTTGTGCTTGAATGTTTGGCAGAGAGGACACTTGCTGAACGCTATCAACATATGATGGCTGGGGGAAAAG TATCAGATTGGATGTCTATGCTTCTACCTTTGGCTGTAGAAAGAGGAATTTGTCTAATTACTAATATGGGTGCAG TGGATCCACTTGGTGCACAGCAAGAAGTTCTGGACATTGCAAGTAAACTTGGACTAAGTATTACTACTGCAGCCGTATATGAAGTTTGCCAGGAGAAATCAG GGCCTCATCTTTCGAAAAAAGGATATGGTCTGTGGGAAGGG GGCATAAGTACATACTTAGGCGCTTCTCCAATTGTTCAGTGTTTGGAGAGGCACAAACCACACGTTGTCATTACTTCCAGGATTGCTGATGCTGCACTATTCTTAGCTCCAATG GTGTATGAACTGGGTTGGAACTGGAATGACTTCAGTCTGCTAGCACAAGGGACCCTAGCTGGCCATCTTTTAGAGTGTGGTTGTCAACTCACTGGTGGATATTTCATGCATCCAG GAGACAAGTATCGAAAATTTTCTTTGGAACAGCTTTTGAATTTGTCACTTCCTTATGCTGAGATTGGTTATAAAGGAGAAGTATGTGTAGCCAAGGCAGAAGGTAGCGGAGGACTTCTCGACAACAGTACATGTGCCCAGCAGCTTCTTTATGAGGTTGGAGATCCTAGTTCCTATATAACTCCTGATGTG GTTATAGATTTGAGAAATGTCTACTTCTGCCCATTATCGAATGATAAAGTTCTCTGCTATGGGGCAAAGCCTTCTAGTGTTCAATTTCCTGATAAGCTTCTGCAATTGGTTCCAGTG GATTGTGGATGGAAAGGCTGGGGAGAGATATCGTATGGAGGATTTGGATGTATAAGACGCGCCGAGGCTGCAGAATATCTG GTTAGGTCATGGGTGGAAGAAGTATATCCAGGAATTGGAGATTGTATCAAATCATATATTGTTGGACATGATAGCCTGAAAGCAACTGCAACCCATGAGGGCAGTTTCTCCATGGAGCAAATGGATATTAGGCTTCGCATGGATGGTTTGTTCAAGTTGAAGGAGCATGCAGTTTGCTTACTTCAAGAGTTTACAGCTCTCTATACAAATGGGCCAGCTGCTGGTGGTGGTATTTG CACCGGGCACAAGAAGGAAATAGTTCTTCAGAAGCAACTG GTTGAACGCGAAAACATTTTCTGGGGATTTGAAATAAAGAAATCAAAGCTTATAGATCCATCCAAGAAGGAAGCTATACATGATGGATCAGATCCTATCAACACTgtaagagaagaaaataaagtTCTGCTCATCTCAACCAGCACCTCTATCAGTGGTGCGATATCCTCAGCACTCACAGCTGCTGCTCCATCCAACAAGAAGATTCGTCTCTATCAAGTCGCCCATAGCAGGGCTGGGGACAAAGGAAATGACTTGAACTTCTCCATCATCCCTCATTGTCCGAAAGACATTAATAGGCTTAAACAAGTTATAACAAAAAGTTGGGTCAAAGATGTGGTTTCATCCCTCCTTGATTTCTCCTCCTTCCCCAGTGCTGAAGCTATTGAGCAGAGAAACAAGAAGATGGAGCAGGTGACAGTCGAAATTTATGAGGTCCCAGGCATCCACTCTCTCAATGTTGTCACACGGAATATTCTTGATGGTGGCGTTAACTGTTCCCGGAGGATAGACCGGCATGGCAAAACTATATCTGACCTCATCCTGTGTCAGGAAGTCATCTTGCCTCCGTTAACAACTGATGATGTATAG
- the LOC135585889 gene encoding uncharacterized protein LOC135585889 isoform X5, translating to MLQMETKEKREVYSCEFKLRENPLKRKDKVYVGCGAGFGGDRPLAALKLLQTVKELDYLVLECLAERTLAERYQHMMAGGKGYDSRISDWMSMLLPLAVERGICLITNMGAVDPLGAQQEVLDIASKLGLSITTAAVYEVCQEKSGPHLSKKGYGLWEGGISTYLGASPIVQCLERHKPHVVITSRIADAALFLAPMVYELGWNWNDFSLLAQGTLAGHLLECGCQLTGGYFMHPGDKYRKFSLEQLLNLSLPYAEIGYKGEVCVAKAEGSGGLLDNSTCAQQLLYEVGDPSSYITPDVVIDLRNVYFCPLSNDKVLCYGAKPSSVQFPDKLLQLVPVDCGWKGWGEISYGGFGCIRRAEAAEYLVRSWVEEVYPGIGDCIKSYIVGHDSLKATATHEGSFSMEQMDIRLRMDGLFKLKEHAVCLLQEFTALYTNGPAAGGGICTGHKKEIVLQKQLVERENIFWGFEIKKSKLIDPSKKEAIHDGSDPINTVREENKVLLISTSTSISGAISSALTAAAPSNKKIRLYQVAHSRAGDKGNDLNFSIIPHCPKDINRLKQVITKSWVKDVVSSLLDFSSFPSAEAIEQRNKKMEQVTVEIYEVPGIHSLNVVTRNILDGGVNCSRRIDRHGKTISDLILCQEVILPPLTTDDV from the exons ATGCTTCAAATGGAAACAAAAGAGAAGAGGGAAGTATACAGCTGTGAGTTCAAATTG AGGGAGAATCCTCTGAAGAGAAAAGACAAAGTTTATGTTGGTTGTGGAGCAGGCTTTGGCGGGGATAGACCACTGGCAGCTCTCAAATTGCTTCAAACAGTCAAAGAACTTGATTATCTTGTGCTTGAATGTTTGGCAGAGAGGACACTTGCTGAACGCTATCAACATATGATGGCTGGGGGAAAAGGTTATGACTCTCGAA TATCAGATTGGATGTCTATGCTTCTACCTTTGGCTGTAGAAAGAGGAATTTGTCTAATTACTAATATGGGTGCAG TGGATCCACTTGGTGCACAGCAAGAAGTTCTGGACATTGCAAGTAAACTTGGACTAAGTATTACTACTGCAGCCGTATATGAAGTTTGCCAGGAGAAATCAG GGCCTCATCTTTCGAAAAAAGGATATGGTCTGTGGGAAGGG GGCATAAGTACATACTTAGGCGCTTCTCCAATTGTTCAGTGTTTGGAGAGGCACAAACCACACGTTGTCATTACTTCCAGGATTGCTGATGCTGCACTATTCTTAGCTCCAATG GTGTATGAACTGGGTTGGAACTGGAATGACTTCAGTCTGCTAGCACAAGGGACCCTAGCTGGCCATCTTTTAGAGTGTGGTTGTCAACTCACTGGTGGATATTTCATGCATCCAG GAGACAAGTATCGAAAATTTTCTTTGGAACAGCTTTTGAATTTGTCACTTCCTTATGCTGAGATTGGTTATAAAGGAGAAGTATGTGTAGCCAAGGCAGAAGGTAGCGGAGGACTTCTCGACAACAGTACATGTGCCCAGCAGCTTCTTTATGAGGTTGGAGATCCTAGTTCCTATATAACTCCTGATGTG GTTATAGATTTGAGAAATGTCTACTTCTGCCCATTATCGAATGATAAAGTTCTCTGCTATGGGGCAAAGCCTTCTAGTGTTCAATTTCCTGATAAGCTTCTGCAATTGGTTCCAGTG GATTGTGGATGGAAAGGCTGGGGAGAGATATCGTATGGAGGATTTGGATGTATAAGACGCGCCGAGGCTGCAGAATATCTG GTTAGGTCATGGGTGGAAGAAGTATATCCAGGAATTGGAGATTGTATCAAATCATATATTGTTGGACATGATAGCCTGAAAGCAACTGCAACCCATGAGGGCAGTTTCTCCATGGAGCAAATGGATATTAGGCTTCGCATGGATGGTTTGTTCAAGTTGAAGGAGCATGCAGTTTGCTTACTTCAAGAGTTTACAGCTCTCTATACAAATGGGCCAGCTGCTGGTGGTGGTATTTG CACCGGGCACAAGAAGGAAATAGTTCTTCAGAAGCAACTG GTTGAACGCGAAAACATTTTCTGGGGATTTGAAATAAAGAAATCAAAGCTTATAGATCCATCCAAGAAGGAAGCTATACATGATGGATCAGATCCTATCAACACTgtaagagaagaaaataaagtTCTGCTCATCTCAACCAGCACCTCTATCAGTGGTGCGATATCCTCAGCACTCACAGCTGCTGCTCCATCCAACAAGAAGATTCGTCTCTATCAAGTCGCCCATAGCAGGGCTGGGGACAAAGGAAATGACTTGAACTTCTCCATCATCCCTCATTGTCCGAAAGACATTAATAGGCTTAAACAAGTTATAACAAAAAGTTGGGTCAAAGATGTGGTTTCATCCCTCCTTGATTTCTCCTCCTTCCCCAGTGCTGAAGCTATTGAGCAGAGAAACAAGAAGATGGAGCAGGTGACAGTCGAAATTTATGAGGTCCCAGGCATCCACTCTCTCAATGTTGTCACACGGAATATTCTTGATGGTGGCGTTAACTGTTCCCGGAGGATAGACCGGCATGGCAAAACTATATCTGACCTCATCCTGTGTCAGGAAGTCATCTTGCCTCCGTTAACAACTGATGATGTATAG